TCGTCAGCCATGCTGACGGCATTCGATTCACCACGCTCCGATATGAGTCGATTGACTGCGCCGGTAACGCGGGAAAAGTAACGGGCTTTTGCTAGCTTTTCAAGCATGTGTATCTCTCAAAGAATTCAACCCAAAATGTGAGGGGGTGTTTACTAATGTATAGCTGCGCCATACCTGAATCAATTAATGAAAGTATATATTCATTAACTTGAAGTTAATTGATTGGCTGGCGTGTTCATGCAGGTTTAGGAATTATTGCGATGCAACATACGGGTTTCAGCCGCTAAAGCGAGGATATTGGGGTTCGATTCATTAGCCTGGAGGTACATTAGGGCAATATGTTGGGTTGCCTGATATTTTGGCAATAAAGGGGTAAATTCAATCGCATCACCCATTAAAGCCTTCACCCGACCAGGCAACAAAGATCTTCCCAGGTCCCCTGAAACCATATTCATGAGAGAAAAGATATCCCCTACCTTCATAACCACATTGGGGGCAAAACCAGCTAACTGGAAAGCTTCATAAAACCCTGAGGTGGTGGCAAAACCATCCTGAAGGGTCAGAAATTTCTCATTCCGGTACTTGGATAAATCAATATTGGCTTCGGCTGGCTTATTGTTTTTTGAGGAAGCCAAAAATAACTGATCCTCAAAAAGAGGGACTACCTGGACACCCTCCGGAAGATCTCTTGTAGGAACTGCCATGACTACTGCATCTACATTTCCCTCGCTGAGCCTCTTCATCAAGTCCTCATTAGATCCCAGATATAAATCAATATCTAAGTCAGGTCTGCGGATTTTGGTGCCCATGATGACTCTAGGAATAATGTTGGCCGTCAAAGAGTACATGGAGCCTAGGCGGATTTGCCCGCTTTCGACCCCGGCTTTGGCTCTGGTCTTTTTCAGGACGCGGTCTACATCTGCTAGTAAATCCGCACTTGCTTCAGCCAAATAAATAGCTGCAGGCAAAGCTTTTAACTGACGTCCATCTTTTACAAATAGAGCGCACCCTATTCCGGATTCCAGAGAATGCAATGCCTTGTGAATGCTGACTGAACTTAAGTGCAACTCTTCCGCTGTTTTAGAAAGGCTGCCGGTTCGAATAAACGAGCACAGCACCTCTAATTTTCGAAGTGTCAGCTCTTCATTTAGCATGAGCTAATTAGTGACTCTTCGATTTAAATGCAGTCATGAGATAGAGGCCAAACAACATCATTGGCACACATAACCACTGACCCATAGATAAACCTAAGCCTAGAAGGCCCAAGAAGGAATCGGGCTCACGCGCATACTCCGCCAAGAAGCGGCAAATACCGTAACCCAACAAGAAAAATCCAGATACCTGACCAACACGTCTTGGCTTGCCTGCATAAATCCAGAGGGTAATGCCCAGGAGCACACCTTCACCAAGCAATTGATAAATCTGTGATGGATGGCGTGGGACGGAATCCACTAATGGGAAAATCATCGCCCATGGAAGATCGGTGGGTCTACCCCATAACTCGCCATTAATAAAGTTCCCCAGTCGACCAAAAGCCAAGCCAAAGGGAACTAGTGGAGC
This region of Polynucleobacter sp. JS-JIR-II-50 genomic DNA includes:
- the lgt gene encoding prolipoprotein diacylglyceryl transferase; its protein translation is MLIHPQFDPAAIRIGSFAIHWYGLMYLMAFVQFLLLGRLRIKSVRYQALGWTYKDLEDLLFAGVLGVVLGGRLGYTLFYMPGFYLTHPLSIFKIWEGGMSFHGGLLGVLVALFWFAKKRKTTFFVVSDLVAPLVPFGLAFGRLGNFINGELWGRPTDLPWAMIFPLVDSVPRHPSQIYQLLGEGVLLGITLWIYAGKPRRVGQVSGFFLLGYGICRFLAEYAREPDSFLGLLGLGLSMGQWLCVPMMLFGLYLMTAFKSKSH
- a CDS encoding LysR substrate-binding domain-containing protein, translating into MLNEELTLRKLEVLCSFIRTGSLSKTAEELHLSSVSIHKALHSLESGIGCALFVKDGRQLKALPAAIYLAEASADLLADVDRVLKKTRAKAGVESGQIRLGSMYSLTANIIPRVIMGTKIRRPDLDIDLYLGSNEDLMKRLSEGNVDAVVMAVPTRDLPEGVQVVPLFEDQLFLASSKNNKPAEANIDLSKYRNEKFLTLQDGFATTSGFYEAFQLAGFAPNVVMKVGDIFSLMNMVSGDLGRSLLPGRVKALMGDAIEFTPLLPKYQATQHIALMYLQANESNPNILALAAETRMLHRNNS